The proteins below are encoded in one region of Gimesia chilikensis:
- a CDS encoding SGNH/GDSL hydrolase family protein produces MNQTGDPQPEPRPAQPKTRHPVLFRTLAVLLGLIFIGLLEGGLRLGGVQPLPHSQDPFISFSEDSTLFVKNAEGTAYQTSADRSDFFRPQQFPVNKGKDTYRVFVLGGSTVQGRPYAVETSFTNWLKINLQAADPARNFEVVNCGGVSYASYRLVPILREALRYEPNLFIVYSGHNEFLEDRSYSRLKHQPELLLQTESTLLDLRLASVIQSLLPDSQQRPQATEKSENVLETDVNALLDFQQGLEQYHRDPEHRRAIMAHYEFNIRQMILLAHQAGVPLLLVNPVSNLKNCIPFKSEFASHLTAAERDEVNALWKSADECSWDEAEQKMDYWQQALSIDDTHASLVYSVGKTCEYLKRTDDARHWFIKAKEEDICPLRMLEPMHDTLFRLAQQYDVPIIDARRLFEQKTPDGIPGSELLVDHVHPSIEGHQLIADAIYETMCDLQFISSPPDWRTTRDRLRQEQLESLNQEYFLRGAKRLSRLQGWARGQSTLAPPGTTQTHTK; encoded by the coding sequence ATGAACCAGACAGGCGATCCACAACCCGAACCGCGCCCCGCGCAGCCAAAGACACGGCACCCCGTGCTGTTTCGCACGCTGGCGGTGCTGTTGGGGCTCATCTTCATCGGTCTGCTGGAAGGGGGGCTCCGCCTGGGTGGCGTTCAGCCACTCCCGCACAGCCAGGATCCTTTCATTTCATTCAGCGAAGACTCCACCCTGTTTGTCAAAAACGCTGAGGGGACCGCCTACCAGACCTCTGCCGACCGCAGCGACTTCTTCCGTCCACAGCAGTTCCCGGTCAACAAAGGGAAAGACACCTACCGCGTGTTCGTCCTCGGCGGATCGACTGTGCAGGGACGTCCGTATGCCGTCGAGACCTCATTTACCAACTGGCTGAAAATCAATCTGCAGGCCGCGGACCCCGCGCGGAATTTTGAAGTCGTGAACTGTGGTGGCGTCTCGTATGCCAGCTATCGCCTGGTGCCCATCCTGCGAGAAGCGTTGCGCTACGAACCCAACCTGTTCATCGTCTACAGCGGACACAATGAATTTCTGGAAGACCGTTCTTACTCCCGCCTGAAACATCAGCCCGAACTGCTGCTGCAGACCGAGAGTACCCTGCTGGACCTGCGCCTGGCATCGGTGATTCAAAGCCTGCTTCCCGACTCACAACAGAGACCGCAGGCAACGGAAAAATCAGAAAACGTGCTCGAAACCGATGTCAACGCGCTGCTCGACTTTCAGCAGGGACTGGAACAATACCACCGCGATCCGGAACATCGCCGGGCCATCATGGCCCACTATGAATTCAACATACGTCAGATGATTCTGCTGGCACATCAGGCTGGCGTTCCGCTGCTGCTGGTCAATCCAGTCAGCAACCTGAAAAACTGCATTCCCTTTAAAAGCGAATTCGCTTCCCACCTCACCGCAGCAGAGCGCGACGAGGTGAATGCCCTCTGGAAGTCCGCAGACGAATGCAGCTGGGACGAGGCAGAGCAGAAAATGGACTACTGGCAACAGGCTCTGAGCATAGACGACACACACGCCAGCCTGGTGTATAGCGTGGGTAAAACCTGTGAATACCTGAAACGCACAGACGACGCACGTCACTGGTTCATCAAGGCCAAGGAGGAAGACATCTGCCCGCTCCGCATGCTCGAACCGATGCACGACACTCTCTTCCGACTGGCGCAACAGTACGATGTCCCTATCATCGATGCCCGCAGATTGTTCGAACAGAAAACTCCGGACGGTATTCCCGGCAGCGAACTGCTCGTCGATCATGTGCACCCCAGTATCGAAGGCCACCAGCTGATCGCCGATGCGATCTATGAAACCATGTGCGACCTGCAGTTCATTTCTTCCCCTCCCGACTGGCGGACCACGCGTGACCGATTGCGACAGGAACAGTTGGAGTCACTGAACCAGGAATATTTTCTGCGTGGCGCGAAGCGTCTCAGTCGCCTACAGGGCTGGGCCCGCGGTCAAAGCACGCTCGCTCCGCCCGGCACGACGCAAACCCATACAAAATGA
- a CDS encoding DUF1570 domain-containing protein has protein sequence MPDVNRQSAAIPSGEFPRQCRQTVFSLRTAVKGLLLCCALLVLAPGAGWAQNARALEVYHKQYNALRDQFQDQLKQLATSCRQNQQPEGTEAIATLIQEWSEFDPDSYTLPREVQPELPVSLPAGERMWRLKLKNLQEDQANDLFVFSRKVLYAGFPSFAYDLIRETAYHNPDHRSVRQILGYVRNGDEWMTPFEKEMQDHRQKWHPQFGWLPTTHIARYERGERYVNGRWMSAAQEAEIRRDFRNAWEIKTEHFLIKTNHSLEMGVKLATEMEEFYRYFHQTFAGFFNTPEQLRRMFQGSRNPFRRQNQQQHVMHYYSTRQEYLQRLQKEIPQIALTHGIYLFGDRISHFYYNPEAEGDLGTLYHEATHQLFYETGNSRGSRQVGEKNHFWAIEGIACYMESFEKKGKKFKAGNPNHIRFNAARYRLLEDQYYVPLEKFAAMGRTAFQGSPNISPNYSQASGLSHFFMHANQGEYRDAFIQQMTQLYSENSRLRNNAQSLPELTGLSYDELDRKYLAYSMTLQKALDEQALNLQSR, from the coding sequence ATGCCTGATGTGAATCGACAATCTGCTGCAATCCCTTCAGGGGAGTTCCCCCGTCAGTGCCGGCAGACTGTCTTTTCCCTGCGAACTGCGGTCAAGGGGCTGCTGCTGTGTTGCGCTCTGCTTGTACTGGCCCCCGGTGCCGGGTGGGCACAGAATGCCCGGGCCCTGGAAGTCTACCACAAGCAGTACAATGCACTGCGGGATCAGTTTCAGGATCAACTCAAACAACTGGCAACCAGTTGTCGGCAGAATCAGCAGCCCGAAGGCACCGAGGCCATCGCGACGCTCATCCAGGAGTGGAGCGAATTTGATCCCGACTCCTACACGCTGCCCCGCGAAGTTCAGCCAGAATTGCCAGTCAGTCTGCCTGCAGGCGAACGTATGTGGCGACTCAAATTAAAGAACCTGCAGGAAGATCAGGCCAACGACCTGTTCGTCTTCTCCCGCAAAGTGCTGTATGCCGGCTTCCCCAGTTTTGCCTACGACCTGATTCGGGAGACCGCTTACCACAATCCGGATCACCGTTCGGTCAGACAGATCCTGGGATACGTGCGGAACGGCGATGAATGGATGACGCCTTTCGAAAAAGAGATGCAGGATCACAGACAGAAATGGCATCCTCAATTCGGCTGGCTCCCCACGACGCATATCGCCCGTTATGAACGCGGGGAACGCTATGTCAACGGACGCTGGATGTCAGCCGCCCAGGAAGCCGAGATCCGCCGCGATTTCCGTAACGCCTGGGAAATCAAAACCGAACACTTCCTGATCAAAACGAATCACAGCCTGGAAATGGGTGTGAAGCTCGCAACGGAAATGGAAGAATTCTATCGCTACTTCCATCAGACCTTCGCCGGGTTTTTCAACACTCCCGAACAGTTGCGCAGAATGTTTCAAGGCTCGCGTAATCCATTTCGTCGCCAGAATCAACAACAGCATGTGATGCACTATTACAGCACCCGTCAGGAATACCTGCAGCGACTGCAGAAAGAGATTCCCCAGATCGCTCTCACCCACGGCATCTACCTGTTCGGCGATCGCATCTCCCACTTCTATTATAATCCGGAAGCGGAGGGAGACCTGGGAACGCTGTATCACGAAGCCACCCATCAGCTGTTCTATGAAACCGGCAACAGTCGAGGCAGCCGACAGGTCGGTGAAAAGAATCATTTCTGGGCCATCGAAGGCATCGCCTGCTACATGGAATCTTTCGAGAAAAAAGGCAAGAAGTTCAAAGCCGGAAATCCCAATCATATCCGCTTCAATGCTGCCCGCTATCGTCTGCTGGAAGACCAGTATTACGTTCCCCTGGAAAAATTCGCCGCCATGGGACGGACCGCGTTTCAGGGCAGTCCCAATATCAGCCCCAACTACAGCCAGGCTTCGGGGCTCTCGCATTTCTTCATGCACGCCAACCAGGGAGAATATCGGGACGCGTTCATTCAACAGATGACGCAGCTCTACAGCGAAAACTCGCGGCTTCGCAACAACGCGCAGAGCCTTCCGGAACTGACGGGGCTCTCCTACGATGAACTGGATCGCAAGTACCTGGCCTACTCGATGACGCTGCAGAAAGCGCTCGACGAACAGGCGCTCAACCTGCAATCCCGGTAA
- a CDS encoding peptidase: protein MTQRSTACSAHIDSRRTFLKTAGVAVAGSFFAPAILGADDKAGTKPPLVGEGAFQYEVTHGWGGTPKHIKWGETHGVCVDESGLIYIKHRSRAKTPLDAIVVFDADGKFVRSFGKEYHGGGHGIDVRKEGNEEFLYLSDVKHGIVAKTSLTGEVVWKIGRPAAPAHYQDAKQRYSPTNIAFAPDGGFYVGDGYGSHYIHKYTSEGKPEFFWGGSGTDAGKMKTPHGMWLDTRDGTPKIAVCDRANHRLQYFSLDGKHLGFVNTVSFPADIDIQGDIMLVSDLHARVTLFDKQNQVITHLGYDQDWTNRVLDGFKIRTQPKQWEAGRFVHPHDACFDQSGNIFVTEWVSTGRISKLKKVS, encoded by the coding sequence ATGACTCAACGTTCCACCGCTTGTTCTGCTCACATTGATTCCCGCCGCACTTTTTTGAAAACCGCCGGAGTTGCGGTTGCCGGCAGTTTTTTTGCTCCCGCGATTCTGGGGGCTGACGACAAAGCAGGCACTAAGCCGCCGCTTGTCGGTGAAGGCGCGTTTCAGTACGAAGTCACGCACGGGTGGGGCGGAACGCCGAAGCACATCAAGTGGGGTGAGACGCATGGCGTCTGTGTCGACGAATCCGGTCTGATTTATATCAAACATCGCTCCCGCGCGAAGACGCCCCTGGATGCCATCGTGGTCTTTGACGCCGATGGGAAATTCGTCCGCTCTTTCGGTAAAGAATATCACGGCGGTGGTCACGGCATTGATGTCCGTAAGGAAGGCAACGAGGAATTCCTGTATCTCTCTGATGTGAAGCATGGCATCGTCGCCAAAACCAGTCTCACTGGAGAAGTCGTCTGGAAGATTGGACGCCCCGCTGCGCCCGCGCATTATCAGGACGCCAAACAACGCTACAGTCCCACCAACATTGCCTTCGCCCCCGATGGAGGATTTTATGTCGGCGATGGTTACGGCTCCCACTATATTCACAAATACACAAGCGAAGGGAAGCCGGAGTTTTTCTGGGGAGGCAGCGGCACCGATGCGGGCAAAATGAAAACACCGCACGGCATGTGGCTCGACACCCGCGATGGCACCCCTAAGATCGCTGTCTGTGACCGGGCCAATCACCGACTCCAGTATTTCAGCCTGGATGGCAAACACCTGGGCTTTGTCAACACAGTCAGTTTCCCGGCAGACATCGACATCCAGGGAGACATCATGCTGGTCTCCGATCTGCATGCCCGGGTGACCCTGTTCGATAAACAGAACCAGGTAATCACTCACCTGGGCTACGATCAGGATTGGACGAACCGCGTGCTGGATGGTTTTAAGATTCGCACGCAGCCCAAGCAGTGGGAAGCAGGTCGCTTCGTGCATCCCCACGATGCCTGCTTCGATCAGTCGGGTAATATTTTTGTCACCGAATGGGTCTCGACGGGCCGGATCAGCAAACTCAAGAAAGTCAGCTGA
- a CDS encoding carboxypeptidase-like regulatory domain-containing protein yields the protein MYVKKTRYIFANLMTIAFLLTGCSGESGDTPPLGEVTGKITLDGKPLTDASVTFEPKSGAPSLGKTDETGSYVLAYSQDHLGAIPGQHTVRISKFGEPGSPNDTEDQVPDKFNKNSQLTAEVKAGDNTLNFDLESK from the coding sequence ATGTATGTAAAAAAGACGCGTTATATTTTTGCTAACCTGATGACAATTGCCTTCCTGCTTACAGGTTGTTCGGGTGAATCGGGGGATACTCCACCTTTAGGTGAAGTCACTGGTAAAATCACTCTCGATGGTAAACCTCTAACCGATGCCAGCGTCACTTTTGAACCAAAATCGGGGGCTCCTTCGTTAGGTAAAACCGATGAGACGGGCTCTTATGTGCTGGCATACAGTCAGGATCATCTGGGAGCCATTCCCGGTCAACACACGGTTCGCATCTCCAAGTTTGGTGAACCCGGTTCACCCAATGACACAGAAGATCAGGTGCCTGACAAATTTAATAAAAATTCCCAACTCACCGCTGAAGTCAAAGCGGGAGACAATACCCTGAACTTCGATCTGGAATCCAAGTAG
- a CDS encoding efflux RND transporter periplasmic adaptor subunit — MNRLCASICLFTTLVGLQIVAPRALSADERASADTPLRIDSVLVTVIEQVEVPAREVGQLTNLRVREGMTIERGALLAQIEDSEARLLLKQAQLEYETAQLKAENDVDLRFARKSHEVANAELQRAKDSIQKYPKSISKTELDRLQLTAEKAELEIEQATEEAKTAQLEAKLKQNAEEIAALAVEKRKVVSPIDGMVVQIMTRTGEWVRPGETVMRLLKLDRLRAEGLINVSLLQERDLKDRPVVLLVNPGTKQEQKFQGKISFVSPEINAVNNQTRVWADIENPDLKLKPGMRASLIIQ; from the coding sequence ATGAACCGGTTGTGTGCCTCAATCTGTTTGTTCACCACCCTGGTCGGTCTGCAGATCGTCGCGCCGCGGGCCCTGTCCGCAGATGAGCGTGCGTCGGCGGACACACCGCTGCGTATCGACTCGGTGCTGGTGACCGTCATCGAGCAGGTCGAAGTCCCCGCGCGGGAAGTCGGGCAGTTAACCAACCTCAGAGTCCGGGAAGGCATGACCATCGAACGGGGCGCCCTGCTGGCCCAGATTGAAGACTCCGAAGCCCGGCTGCTGCTCAAGCAGGCACAACTGGAATATGAAACCGCGCAGCTCAAAGCGGAGAACGACGTCGATCTCCGGTTCGCCCGTAAATCGCATGAAGTGGCGAACGCGGAACTGCAGCGGGCGAAGGACTCGATCCAGAAATACCCGAAGAGTATCTCTAAAACCGAACTGGACCGTCTGCAGTTGACCGCAGAGAAAGCGGAACTGGAAATCGAACAGGCGACCGAAGAAGCGAAGACCGCGCAACTGGAAGCGAAGCTGAAACAGAACGCAGAAGAGATCGCGGCTTTAGCTGTGGAGAAACGGAAAGTGGTCTCGCCGATTGACGGGATGGTGGTGCAGATCATGACCCGGACCGGGGAATGGGTGCGTCCAGGTGAAACCGTGATGCGGTTACTGAAACTCGATCGTCTGCGGGCTGAAGGCTTGATCAACGTGTCACTGTTGCAGGAACGGGATCTGAAAGATCGTCCCGTGGTGCTGCTGGTCAACCCGGGCACGAAACAGGAGCAGAAGTTCCAGGGCAAGATTTCATTCGTCAGTCCCGAGATCAATGCGGTCAATAACCAGACCCGTGTCTGGGCCGACATTGAAAACCCGGACCTCAAACTGAAACCGGGCATGCGTGCCTCGCTGATCATTCAATAA
- a CDS encoding DUF1559 domain-containing protein — MALEFKKYSKRGFTLIELLVVIAIIAILIALLLPAVQQAREAARRSTCKNNLKQLGLALHNYHDTHRIFPPGDINAGGYDAGWLPAGSMRNHTAYMFLLPFIDQAAIYNEINFSLPTGNSDGSGIGGGGYQTATERKVIVFLCPSDGYSAGPYTSTSGAYAVRNAYRTSYSVLYPWYNMGTSYNNYNDMTRKSVFGHNGAARLRDIQDGASNTMCMMETPLEKQSALRGPFWSAYVATGAVAAGYRKINAPYSATDDRVDWYTPGSEHVGGCHILLTDGAVRFISENIDFETQKALGSIRGGEVIGEF, encoded by the coding sequence ATGGCACTTGAGTTCAAGAAATATTCAAAACGAGGTTTTACACTCATCGAGTTACTGGTGGTGATCGCGATCATCGCGATTCTGATCGCCTTGCTGTTACCTGCAGTTCAACAGGCTCGCGAAGCCGCTCGTCGGTCAACCTGCAAAAACAATCTCAAACAATTGGGACTGGCGTTGCATAACTATCATGATACACACCGAATTTTTCCTCCAGGTGATATCAATGCAGGTGGCTACGATGCAGGCTGGCTACCCGCAGGTTCCATGAGAAACCATACCGCATATATGTTTTTGCTGCCTTTCATTGATCAGGCTGCAATCTACAATGAAATCAACTTTTCTTTGCCAACAGGAAACTCAGACGGATCTGGAATCGGCGGTGGTGGTTACCAGACTGCAACCGAACGAAAAGTGATTGTCTTCCTCTGCCCCAGCGATGGCTATTCTGCAGGGCCTTATACATCCACTTCAGGCGCTTATGCGGTCCGTAACGCGTACCGGACCAGCTACAGTGTGCTCTATCCCTGGTACAATATGGGCACCTCTTACAACAACTATAATGACATGACTCGCAAATCTGTCTTTGGTCATAACGGCGCTGCTCGTCTGCGCGATATTCAGGATGGAGCAAGTAACACGATGTGTATGATGGAGACTCCGTTAGAAAAGCAAAGCGCATTAAGAGGCCCATTCTGGTCTGCCTATGTTGCTACTGGTGCTGTCGCTGCTGGATACAGAAAAATCAATGCTCCCTACAGTGCAACCGATGATCGAGTCGACTGGTATACCCCTGGAAGTGAACACGTTGGTGGGTGTCATATTTTGCTGACAGATGGTGCCGTCAGATTTATCAGTGAAAACATTGATTTCGAGACCCAGAAAGCCCTCGGATCGATTCGAGGCGGTGAAGTAATTGGAGAATTCTAA
- a CDS encoding c-type cytochrome, giving the protein MNQRRTCLVTGLLCLIMGHSLLAAPDPAPFVSGFDRFGRHAELPKGTAGRLLISELSCAACHPTSQSALQPKGGPRLDGVGNRLQRKWVTEFLSAPHVTKAGTTMPDVLHGLPANEKESTIQALTAFLMSQQKPFPTIKATGANPVPYEFWNKGNVARGRELYHKIGCVACHETDADYEPGETKISPNDKLLAQLDPEDIKELGLAAAVRPVNSVPHPDLTAKYTPQALTFFLLNPEQTRPAGRMPQLKLAAVEAADIAAYLLRNNQQTGSATAATSSDSAELIAAGKIQFVELRCVNCHQVNQLKPTFSARPLNQLQATAAASCFHNPQQKMPAYPLDELQQTTIKESLAALQQKQKPAAANQLAFQFLQFNCYACHERDKQGGVGFNRKPYFETAGHVDLGDEGRIPPTLTGIGFKLQKGWLSKVLKGKGDIRPHMHARMPIFPGKEIAALPNQFEKVDRPQKRSEADVFPQHAQLAPAGRSMLETGCIQCHPIRGESMPGVVGTDLGEVTSRVHAQWFHDFLLDPASLKERTRMPTFFPDGKSQNKDVLNGDVEQQIAAIWAYLNAGDKQPLPEKILAAKSKNYELMPDTKPIILRTFMEEAGTHAIAVGFPQKVHVAFDAEQVRPALAWKGRFLDAQGTWFIRFAPPADPLGDALMQFPAGPPVAFLKQTEEAWPESKPGTNTLQFRGYRIDKQGVPTFLYRYQGIDLEDRLEATARQTLKRRLTIKGVSQPKTVGALWFRGLTGKNLKTVDPSTRQNEDGLRVSVTAAFAKAGEERTRDKLSEWLIPLPLTEDTTIEVTYQW; this is encoded by the coding sequence ATGAATCAACGAAGGACCTGCCTGGTGACAGGACTTTTGTGCCTGATCATGGGCCATTCCCTGCTTGCCGCTCCCGATCCGGCCCCCTTTGTTTCCGGTTTCGACCGCTTCGGACGTCATGCAGAACTTCCGAAAGGGACCGCAGGCCGACTGTTGATCAGCGAACTGAGCTGCGCCGCCTGTCATCCCACATCACAGTCGGCTCTGCAACCCAAGGGGGGCCCTCGACTCGATGGCGTCGGCAACCGTCTGCAGCGGAAGTGGGTCACAGAATTCCTGTCCGCCCCGCATGTCACCAAAGCAGGCACCACGATGCCCGACGTCCTGCACGGTCTGCCTGCGAACGAAAAAGAATCCACTATTCAGGCCCTGACCGCGTTTCTGATGTCCCAGCAGAAACCGTTTCCCACGATCAAAGCCACCGGCGCCAATCCGGTCCCCTACGAATTCTGGAACAAAGGGAATGTGGCGCGGGGCCGCGAACTCTATCACAAAATCGGCTGCGTCGCCTGTCATGAAACCGATGCGGACTACGAACCGGGTGAAACCAAAATTTCGCCCAACGACAAACTGCTGGCTCAGCTCGATCCGGAAGACATCAAAGAGCTCGGACTCGCTGCAGCCGTCCGTCCGGTCAATTCGGTTCCGCACCCGGACCTCACGGCGAAGTACACGCCACAGGCTCTGACGTTCTTCCTGCTCAATCCGGAACAGACGCGTCCCGCCGGTCGTATGCCCCAGTTGAAACTTGCTGCCGTGGAAGCAGCAGACATTGCCGCCTATCTGCTCCGGAATAATCAGCAAACCGGGTCCGCGACAGCTGCTACCAGTAGCGACTCCGCAGAACTGATTGCCGCCGGCAAAATACAGTTCGTCGAACTCAGATGCGTGAACTGCCATCAGGTCAATCAGTTGAAACCGACATTCTCTGCCCGGCCTCTGAACCAGTTACAGGCAACCGCCGCGGCCAGCTGTTTTCACAACCCCCAGCAGAAGATGCCCGCCTATCCTCTGGACGAACTCCAGCAGACGACGATCAAAGAATCTCTCGCCGCTCTGCAGCAAAAACAAAAGCCAGCTGCGGCAAACCAGCTGGCCTTTCAGTTCCTGCAATTCAACTGCTACGCGTGCCACGAGCGCGACAAACAGGGGGGCGTCGGTTTTAACCGGAAACCGTACTTTGAAACCGCCGGTCATGTCGACCTGGGTGATGAAGGTCGGATTCCTCCCACGCTGACAGGCATCGGCTTCAAGCTGCAGAAGGGTTGGCTGTCGAAAGTTCTCAAAGGCAAAGGGGATATTCGCCCGCACATGCACGCCCGCATGCCGATCTTCCCTGGTAAGGAGATTGCAGCGCTACCCAATCAGTTTGAGAAAGTCGATCGTCCACAAAAGCGATCTGAAGCGGATGTCTTCCCTCAACATGCGCAGCTGGCCCCCGCCGGTCGCAGCATGCTGGAGACCGGCTGTATTCAGTGCCACCCGATCCGGGGCGAAAGTATGCCGGGCGTGGTTGGTACGGACCTGGGCGAGGTCACCAGCCGCGTGCATGCCCAGTGGTTTCATGACTTCCTGCTTGATCCCGCATCTCTCAAAGAGCGGACCCGCATGCCGACCTTCTTCCCTGATGGCAAGAGCCAGAACAAGGACGTACTCAACGGGGATGTAGAACAACAGATCGCCGCGATCTGGGCGTACCTCAATGCGGGAGACAAACAGCCGCTGCCGGAAAAGATTCTCGCCGCCAAGTCGAAAAACTACGAACTGATGCCCGACACAAAACCGATCATCCTGCGAACCTTCATGGAAGAGGCGGGTACACATGCGATCGCTGTGGGCTTCCCGCAGAAAGTCCACGTTGCCTTCGACGCCGAACAGGTTCGCCCTGCCCTGGCCTGGAAAGGACGCTTCCTCGACGCACAGGGAACCTGGTTCATCCGCTTTGCTCCTCCTGCAGATCCGCTGGGCGATGCATTGATGCAGTTCCCCGCAGGGCCACCGGTCGCGTTCCTCAAACAGACAGAAGAGGCCTGGCCTGAATCCAAACCGGGAACGAATACGCTGCAGTTCCGCGGCTATCGCATCGACAAGCAGGGCGTACCCACGTTTCTCTACCGCTACCAGGGAATCGACCTCGAAGACCGTCTGGAAGCGACTGCCAGGCAGACACTGAAACGACGGCTGACCATCAAAGGGGTCTCGCAACCAAAGACTGTCGGCGCGCTCTGGTTCCGCGGACTGACGGGGAAGAACCTGAAAACCGTTGATCCGAGCACGCGACAAAACGAAGACGGCCTGCGCGTCTCCGTTACAGCAGCCTTCGCCAAAGCAGGTGAAGAACGAACCCGGGACAAGCTCAGCGAATGGCTGATTCCCCTGCCCCTGACAGAAGACACCACGATTGAGGTGACATACCAATGGTAA
- a CDS encoding DUF7133 domain-containing protein — MVKYIFCLLTLLCLTSGLTANNAYAESEDDYYRIVSIMTPKAQTESRSKNWKPAPGDLVLEVSGIAVLDDQRIAVAIRKGEIWILDGVYDEPPKNVTYKRFATALHEPLGLIWKDGAFYTVQRSELTRIRDTDGDGTADEYLTVAKGWGVTGHYHEYAYGPKLDHEGNLWLTLNIGLGLKKEHKARAVKDPTLGFAQGRWRGWGMKVTPDGELVPVCAGMRSPAGIGVNRAGDVFYTDQQGNWVATNTLHHMRKGAFFHHVEALASMSLPGSPIQGVKEIPNGLPFPEAIKQMPQLKPPAVWFPYKKAGQSTTDVMLDNSGGKFGPFDGQFFVGEFTQAAINRVFLEQVDGEYQGACFPFREGFASAVLRLAQGTDGSVFVGLTNRGWSSLGTASYGLQRLVWTGQTPFEIKEMRAKPDGFELVFTQPVDPKTAMDPRSYQMKSYTYTYHSSYGSDEILNRELPLEQITVSEDGTRVHLKVNGLRELYVHELVAAGVKNKSGQSLLHPQAYYTLNKIPKK; from the coding sequence ATGGTAAAATACATTTTCTGCCTGCTCACACTGCTCTGTCTGACCAGCGGCTTGACCGCGAACAACGCATACGCGGAGAGTGAAGACGATTATTACCGCATCGTCTCCATCATGACCCCCAAAGCGCAGACCGAGTCACGTTCGAAAAACTGGAAGCCGGCCCCCGGTGACCTGGTGCTGGAAGTCAGCGGCATCGCGGTCCTCGACGATCAGCGTATCGCGGTTGCCATCCGCAAGGGGGAAATCTGGATTCTGGACGGCGTCTATGATGAGCCACCCAAAAACGTGACCTACAAACGGTTCGCCACTGCCCTGCATGAGCCGCTGGGACTGATCTGGAAAGACGGTGCGTTCTATACGGTGCAGCGGAGCGAGCTGACGCGGATTCGCGATACCGACGGCGATGGGACCGCCGATGAATATCTGACCGTCGCCAAAGGCTGGGGCGTCACCGGGCACTACCATGAATACGCTTACGGACCGAAGCTCGATCACGAGGGCAACCTGTGGCTGACACTCAATATTGGACTGGGACTGAAAAAAGAACACAAGGCCCGGGCCGTCAAAGATCCAACGCTCGGCTTTGCCCAGGGACGCTGGCGCGGGTGGGGGATGAAAGTCACACCCGACGGAGAACTGGTTCCCGTCTGTGCCGGCATGCGTTCGCCTGCGGGGATCGGCGTGAACCGGGCCGGCGATGTGTTCTACACCGATCAGCAGGGGAACTGGGTCGCCACGAATACGCTGCATCACATGCGCAAAGGGGCTTTCTTTCATCACGTGGAAGCGCTCGCCTCGATGAGTCTCCCGGGCTCACCCATTCAGGGTGTGAAAGAGATTCCCAACGGGCTGCCTTTCCCCGAGGCGATCAAACAGATGCCGCAACTCAAACCACCGGCGGTCTGGTTTCCTTACAAAAAAGCGGGGCAGTCCACAACCGATGTCATGCTCGATAACAGTGGCGGCAAGTTCGGCCCGTTCGATGGTCAGTTTTTTGTCGGCGAATTCACCCAGGCCGCCATCAACCGCGTCTTCCTCGAACAGGTCGATGGCGAATACCAGGGCGCCTGCTTCCCCTTCCGGGAAGGCTTCGCCTCGGCAGTCCTGCGTCTGGCACAGGGAACCGATGGCAGCGTGTTTGTTGGTCTGACCAATCGGGGCTGGAGCAGTCTCGGGACGGCATCCTATGGTTTACAGCGTCTGGTCTGGACGGGTCAAACTCCCTTTGAAATCAAGGAAATGCGGGCGAAACCCGATGGCTTTGAGCTGGTCTTCACGCAACCCGTCGATCCGAAAACCGCGATGGACCCCCGGTCGTATCAGATGAAAAGTTACACCTACACTTACCATTCATCCTACGGCAGCGATGAAATTCTGAACCGGGAACTCCCCCTTGAACAGATCACGGTCTCGGAAGATGGCACCCGGGTCCACCTCAAAGTGAATGGCCTGCGAGAACTGTATGTGCACGAGCTGGTCGCCGCTGGTGTGAAGAACAAATCCGGTCAGTCACTGCTGCACCCACAGGCTTATTACACGCTCAATAAGATCCCGAAAAAGTAA